The sequence below is a genomic window from Monodelphis domestica isolate mMonDom1 chromosome 2, mMonDom1.pri, whole genome shotgun sequence.
ctaacTCTTTCCTTTCTGGTTGGAGCCACAGAAGGCTAGGAGCAGGAGGGAACTCAGACCATCGAGTCCACATCCTCCTTCatcctgaagcccagagaggggaagggatttgACTGAGGTCACCCAGCACAACTAGACTCCAGCCATCCTGACTCCAAGGAAGGcttctctccactgcaccacaaGCTCTGGGTGAATGAAGCTCACATATACTCTTGCAGGGCTACCAGACAGCCATTGGAGAGGTGATCTTGTGCAGGTTTCCCATTTTTAAtaggagggtgtgtgtgtgggggggggggaggcagagaggcagaaagggagagagaaaatgtgcAAAGGGTGAGCTCAGAACATACACAGCTGGAGGGGGACATCCCCATCTAGCTCACTTCTTTCTCAGCAGCATCctgcctttctccctctctgttcaTCCCTTCCTAGAACAGCCTAGAGGGCACTGAAGCCcagctctctcccagctcccaGCCCCCGTGTATAAGTGAGTACAGGTGGGCAAGAGAGAGACCAGACCAGATCTGTGATCGCCTCAGGCCCCGGAGCCCACTCCGCAAGTGCCTTGTGCCGGCTATCCGGAGAAGCAATTGGAGAAAATGGAACCCAGAAAACAGGAGGGTCCAGGTGATGAGAACTCCCCAAGCTGTCCAGTTCCTGGTCTCCACTCCCTGTTCAGTCTCCTGTCCCTGGGCCCAGAAGAACCCCAGAGACCGGTTGGACAAATGGGTAGACAGTAAACCACCTCGCCCCACTCCCCCAAGGCAAACCCTCCCCCTCCCTGCCTGTCCTTATCTAGTCACCCCCTCTCTCCCTGCCTAACACACCGAGCCCTTCGATATGGGAGAGAGAACACAGCCTCTTCCCAACCAGTTGGgatccccgcccccccccccaaggctcGCGCCCCTCCCTCTGCGAGAGGCGCCAAGCGACAGCAGCAAACCTGGGCATCCCCCTGGAGAGGGCGCAGCCAGGCCAGCGGGCAGGGGATCCCGCCCCCCGCCCAAGCTGCGCTACCAGGGGGGCCCCAGCACCATCCTCATCAGGCATCCCCACCCCGGGAGCGCGAGGCCTGGGACTCTGCCCCGCCTCCAGCCGCTTTCTCGGGCGCCCCCTGCTCTGCGCCCTCCTCTGGGCTCCCCCGCCCCGTGCGCCCCCCGCCCGGCCCCCGCAGACTCTCACCTGGCGCAGGTTGCGGAGCAGCTCGCCGGCCTCGTCCTGGCGGCCCTGGCGCACGAGCGCCAGCAGCTCCTGGATCATACCCACCCGCCGGTGGTAGGGGGGCAGGCCGGCCCCGGCCCCAGCGCGGGCCGCCTTGTCCCCGGAGCGCAGCAGCAGCGCCGCCCACAAGTCGCCCCGCTCGCGGGCCGAGCTCCGGCGGCGGGGAGCGGCCGTGGCCGTAGCGGCGGCGGCGGGGGGCGCGCCAGGGCTCTCGGCCAGGCTGCCCTTGGTCTGCCGGGTGCCCATGCCTGTGGCGCGCCTCAGCGCCGGGCCGCCGGCGGCTGCTCCATCCCCGGGCTCGGCTCAGCGCTGCTgccgctcctcctcctcctcccccttctcctcctccttctcggCCTCTCGGCTCCGCTCTTCTCGGGCTCTACCCAACGACTCGGGGCCACCAGCCGGGCCGCAGATCCCGCCCTGGGCTGCCCGCTGCCCACGAGCCCTGCCCAACCTAGCCCTGGCAGCCGCCGGGGCCGCAACTTTGGGGAAACTGTTGCACGCGGGCGGGGCCgcggagggaggggagggggcaggcGGGGCCCGGGCGGCAGAGACCACGCCCCCGAAGACCACGCCCCCTGAACCGCCCTTCCCTGGCCGGGGCCCCACGCGTGAGCGAGCTCTCGGCCCCACGCCGCCCCACGCTACTGGTGGCGCCTCGCGGTCCCCTCCCCCAACGCAGAATAGGCGGGGCGTGGGGGTCCCGGGTTCCCCGGCGGCGGCGGGCTCAGGAGCCTCTCAGAGCTGATGTTAGTTGCCTCGGCTGCAGCGGGCTGGGCTGGGCGGGAGGCACCCCGGGGCCGCCTCGCTCCccgctcttcctcctcctcttctctgctgGCCCAGCTTCGCCGCTCCCTCTGCTGGCGGCCCAGCTGCCCGAGAGAGGGGCGGTGTCTGAGGGGTGCCCCGACTCTGAGGGGAGCTGCAGACTCCGCCCCAACTGAGCGCCTGTCATTCTCCCCCACTGCTGTGCGGCGCCCGGGACTTAGCTGGGGAGccggaggggggaggggagggagggcgACTAGAGCCCTCCCACGGCTGCGGCGCTGTACCCGAGCACCGGGACATCTAGCCACTGGGCACAGCCCGCTGTCGCTTCTAGCACTTGGGTCTCACTGGACCCTCAGTGTTTTCTTCCTTGTTCCCCACTGCCGAGGTTATTCTCGAAGGGGCCAGGGGTGGCGGGGAGAAAGAGAGGACTGAATCCTCGGATGGCAAAGGCCTCCCTCCCTCTGCAATGGAGCAGAGGGCATCGATCCGGCTGACCCAATCCTCCTCTCCTCCGCCGACCACTACCCTTTCCCGACCCCAAACCCTTGCCCAACCCTCCGTCAAAATCAGACTCGTCCCTCGGGTCCGCCTCAGCTCAGAGATCTCTGCTTCTGAGGAAACGAGGAAATAAACCCTCGGTCACCCCTCATCTCCTCCAGGAAGGTCTGCCCAGTGCTACGCCTCACCCACACAACCTACCTAGATCTGCTGGGACGGAAGCCGTCTCCGTCTTTTCCCGTGCCTCTCTCCCTATCCCACTAGATCCTTCCCTGGGGTGGAGATGAAGTCTCCCCCGTCAGAAATGTGAGCCAGCTGTAGCCTGACTATATCTTTTCTGCTCCTGATCGCTACATacaccaccccccccccaaagctgcTCACAGAATTCCCCTGTGGCCTTGAGAGAACCCCTTAACCGctgcaggcctcagtttcctcacctgtaaaatgaagggcttgccTTAAAGTTCCCTTCCTTCCGCCGGGCTAAATCTCTGCTCCTCTCCCGCACTTGGGCAGAAAGCAGGGACTTAGCTAAAGCTAACTGGACCACAGCGATGTGTATTGGTCCCTCTGCTCCCATCTCCCCTCAGGCAAGCGCCTGAAGGACTCCGGTGTGCAAGAGGCTCCGCAGGCCATTTCCCTCAGGTAGAaagcctgctgctgctgctgctgctgctgctgctacacGTGGGTTCCCTGGAGCAAGCCACTGTTTCCAGAAGAATTCAATTCAAATAATCCTGTTTTGATTCAACCACACCGGGTTTTGTGCGGAAGCATCCCCGTCATCCATCCACGGCAGCGGAGGTCAGACCCTCTTTGGGGCCAGAgttggaaactgaggtctagaaggTGAAAGGACTGTCCTGCCTGAGGTCACCCGGGGCTTATGGGGCCGATCAGAGCCCCTCCTCTGCTCCAGAGCCTTACCTGATCCCACCCACCCCAGCTGCTAGTGTCTTTCCCTAAAATTACTTTGAATCTCTTGGGTATGCGTCCCTGGAGCAGGGATCTCTCCTTGTAAGAATGTAATTTCTTTAAGGGCAGAAATTCTTTTACTGCTTCCCCATTGGCtaacacagtgccaggcacactgTGAGTGTTTACTACATAAGTGCTGATGGACTCATGGGGATTCAAAGCTGGAAATCAGTGCCACTATAAGCCACGTCAACTCTCCGGGCCTCAGTTTTACCATCTGTCACATAaggggactggactagatgaccccttAAGGTCTTACCTAGCTCCCAATGTGTCCTTCTGCCTGAAGTAAGTGCCCACAATTCCCATCCACTGCTGAAGAGAAATCTCCCAGCACATCCTTCCTCCACCCATTCTACGAAAGTCCAAGAGGCCCCCCTCCCCTCCAGAAAACTCGAGAGCCCCTTCCCAGTGTCCTCCCCACAGCAATAAACAATTTACTAAGAGGCTTCTTCAGCGTGCCAGGCACTAGGCAAAGCCCTGGGTATTCAAAGGAAAAGTAGTTCCTGCCTTGGAGGAGCTTCCACTCTACTAGAGGGGAGAATGGCACTACACCCCCAGGGCAGAGGGAGACCAAGGCTGAGCTCCTGGTCCAAGGGTGCGTCACCATTTGGGGTGTCCCAGACCCCTTTGACAGTCAGTGTAGTGAAGTCAATGCATAGACTAGGAAGGAAACTGAAATACAGCCCCCCCCCAAAGCAGGTTCACAGACCCCAGGCTAGAAGCCCTGGACCCTAAAGCCACATCTACACCTAGACAGAGCGAGAACCCAGGAGTGCTGCCTTCCCAGCCGCAAGGGAGAGCAGGGGGAGGCTCCTCTTAACGTCTTCATTGATGTTGCTGGTTATCTTTGTGGCTAGTCTTTGGAACAGGAAATGGGCATGAGGTGGAAGGGAGAgtcgctccctccctcccagccccTCTGGAAGCTGCTCCCTCCTGATGGCTCATTAAGGTTGAGGGAGAGGACGGAAACATTTCTAGGCTCTGGGGAGGGCTGAGAGCCACAGCTGCTGCCTGCATTGCTGAGGAAACCATCCCCAAGGGGAAGGAGGGATgtcaggaaagggaaaaaacaactCAAGGCCCCTTGTCCTTTAGCCCATTTCCGGCTTAGGAAGGAGGAGATCCTGTTTGCTG
It includes:
- the LRRC75A gene encoding leucine-rich repeat-containing protein 75A, whose product is MGTRQTKGSLAESPGAPPAAAATATAAPRRRSSARERGDLWAALLLRSGDKAARAGAGAGLPPYHRRVGMIQELLALVRQGRQDEAGELLRNLRQDLGMESTSLDDVLYRYASFRNLVDPITHDLIISLARYVHCPKPVGYIVS